In Saccharothrix syringae, the following are encoded in one genomic region:
- the treS gene encoding maltose alpha-D-glucosyltransferase — MSPLNRYDDPEWFKRAVFYEVLVGAFADANGDGIGDLRGLESKLDYLQWLGVDCLWLPPFYASPMNDGGYDISDFRKVRPEFGELSDFVRLLCSAHRRGMKVITDLVVNHTSEAHPWFQESRRDPDGPFGDFYVWSDTDRRYDGTRVIFVDTEDSNWTLDPVRGQFYWHRFFSHQPDLNYDNPAVRGAMLDVLRFWLDLGVDGFRLDAVPYLFERDGTNNENLPETHEFLKLVREVVDDEYPGRLLLAEANQWPADVAHYFGDPETGGDECHMAFHFPLMPRLFMALRKESGLPVSEILAQTPDLPSGAQWGIFLRNHDELTLEMVTDEERDYMYAEYAPEPRMKANVGIRRRLAPLVGNSRPQLELLTAILLSMPGSPVLYYGDEIGMGDNIWLPDRDGVRTPMQWTPDRNAGFSSAEPGKLCLPVVDDTVFGYRSVNVESQLGYESSLLNWTRRMLAVRRGHPAFGLGSFAELDVSNTAVLAYLRRHGDEALLCVFNFSGRSQPVEVKLPGLDGAVPVELTGGVRFPAVGGERYQLTLPGHGFCWFRLEGATDGGGRP; from the coding sequence GTGTCGCCACTGAACCGGTACGACGACCCCGAGTGGTTCAAGCGCGCCGTCTTCTACGAGGTGCTGGTCGGCGCGTTCGCCGACGCGAACGGCGACGGCATCGGCGACCTGCGCGGGCTGGAGTCCAAGCTGGACTACCTCCAGTGGCTGGGCGTCGACTGCCTGTGGCTGCCGCCGTTCTACGCCTCGCCGATGAACGACGGCGGCTACGACATCAGCGACTTCCGCAAGGTGCGGCCCGAGTTCGGCGAGCTGTCGGACTTCGTGCGGCTGCTGTGCTCGGCGCACCGGCGCGGCATGAAGGTGATCACCGACCTGGTGGTGAACCACACCTCCGAGGCGCACCCCTGGTTCCAGGAGTCGCGCCGCGACCCGGACGGCCCGTTCGGCGACTTCTACGTGTGGAGCGACACCGACCGGCGCTACGACGGCACCCGGGTCATCTTCGTCGACACCGAGGACTCCAACTGGACCCTCGACCCGGTGCGCGGCCAGTTCTACTGGCACCGGTTCTTCTCCCACCAGCCCGACCTCAACTACGACAACCCGGCCGTGCGCGGCGCCATGCTCGACGTGCTGCGCTTCTGGCTCGACCTGGGCGTCGACGGGTTCCGCCTGGACGCGGTGCCCTACCTGTTCGAGCGCGACGGCACCAACAACGAGAACCTGCCCGAGACGCACGAGTTCCTGAAGCTGGTGCGCGAGGTCGTCGACGACGAGTACCCGGGCCGCCTGCTGCTGGCCGAGGCCAACCAGTGGCCCGCGGACGTGGCGCACTACTTCGGCGACCCGGAGACCGGCGGCGACGAGTGCCACATGGCCTTCCACTTCCCGCTGATGCCGCGGCTGTTCATGGCGCTGCGCAAGGAGTCCGGCCTGCCCGTGTCGGAGATCCTGGCGCAGACCCCCGACCTCCCCTCCGGCGCCCAGTGGGGCATCTTCCTGCGCAACCACGACGAGCTGACCCTGGAGATGGTCACCGACGAGGAGCGCGACTACATGTACGCCGAGTACGCGCCCGAGCCCCGGATGAAGGCCAACGTCGGCATCCGCCGCCGGCTGGCGCCGCTGGTGGGCAACTCCCGCCCGCAGCTGGAGCTGCTGACCGCGATCCTGCTGTCGATGCCCGGTTCGCCGGTGCTCTACTACGGCGACGAGATCGGCATGGGCGACAACATCTGGCTGCCCGACCGCGACGGCGTGCGCACCCCGATGCAGTGGACCCCCGACCGCAACGCCGGCTTCTCCTCCGCCGAACCCGGCAAGCTCTGCCTGCCCGTGGTCGACGACACCGTCTTCGGCTACCGGTCGGTCAACGTCGAGTCGCAGCTGGGCTACGAGTCGTCGCTGCTGAACTGGACGCGGCGGATGCTGGCCGTGCGGCGCGGGCACCCGGCGTTCGGCCTGGGCTCCTTCGCCGAGCTGGACGTGTCCAACACCGCCGTGCTCGCCTACCTGCGCCGCCACGGCGACGAGGCGCTGCTGTGCGTGTTCAACTTCTCCGGCCGGTCCCAGCCGGTCGAGGTCAAGCTGCCCGGCCTGGACGGCGCGGTGCCCGTGGAGCTGACCGGCGGGGTGCGGTTCCCGGCCGTGGGCGGCGAGCGCTACCAGCTCACCCTGCCCGGCCACGGCTTCTGCTGGTTCCGCCTGGAGGGCGCGACCGACGGGGGTGGCCGGCCGTGA
- a CDS encoding maltokinase N-terminal cap-like domain-containing protein, whose product MTTAVDTLAGALARWLPAQRWYAAKDREPREVLVERVTPLLDGDPALRHVLLLVDGERYQVLLGRRAALPAALAGAAIADTPAGVVYAATRDGELMTRLLGRLRAAPRGPVFEPEPGARVALDLPARVLPVEQSNTSLVLGDRYILKLFRRVLPGPHPDVELHRALRAAGTPHVARLLGALTVEVDGGRAALGVLQEFLPDARDGWALATADRTAFAPEAAALGRAVATVHGALADAFGPRNPAVPDLSDTADRLHRRFSALAGGIPELAPFEPALRAAFDRVRTAPGPFTLQRVHGDLHLGQALRSGGGWTIIDFEGEPGQPLAERNAPRHPLQDVATMLRSFDYAAHHGTADPDWARRVRDAFCDGYAGVLADPRDQPALLHALELDKAVYEVAYERANRPDWTAIPLGAVSRLLGAGS is encoded by the coding sequence GTGACGACCGCGGTGGACACCCTGGCCGGCGCGCTGGCGCGCTGGCTGCCCGCGCAGCGCTGGTACGCGGCCAAGGACCGCGAGCCCCGAGAAGTGCTGGTCGAGCGCGTGACACCGCTGCTCGACGGCGACCCGGCCCTGCGGCACGTGCTGCTGCTGGTGGACGGCGAGCGCTACCAGGTGCTGCTGGGCAGGCGGGCCGCCCTGCCCGCGGCGCTGGCCGGCGCGGCGATCGCGGACACGCCCGCCGGCGTGGTCTACGCGGCCACCCGCGACGGCGAGCTGATGACCCGCCTGCTGGGCCGCCTGCGCGCCGCGCCGCGCGGTCCGGTGTTCGAACCCGAGCCGGGCGCCCGGGTGGCGCTCGACCTGCCGGCCCGCGTGCTGCCGGTGGAGCAGAGCAACACCTCGCTGGTGCTGGGCGACCGCTACATCCTCAAGCTGTTCCGGCGCGTGCTGCCCGGCCCGCACCCGGACGTCGAGCTGCACCGGGCCCTGCGCGCCGCGGGCACCCCGCACGTGGCGCGCCTGCTCGGCGCGCTGACCGTCGAGGTCGACGGCGGGCGGGCCGCGCTGGGCGTCCTCCAGGAGTTCCTGCCCGACGCCCGGGACGGCTGGGCGCTGGCCACCGCCGACCGGACCGCGTTCGCGCCCGAGGCCGCCGCGCTGGGCCGGGCCGTCGCGACCGTGCACGGCGCGCTGGCCGACGCCTTCGGGCCGCGCAACCCCGCCGTCCCGGACCTGTCCGACACCGCCGACCGGCTGCACCGGCGGTTCTCCGCGCTGGCGGGCGGCATCCCGGAGCTGGCGCCGTTCGAACCCGCGCTGCGCGCGGCGTTCGACCGGGTGCGCACCGCGCCCGGCCCGTTCACCCTGCAACGCGTGCACGGCGACCTGCACCTGGGCCAGGCGCTGCGGTCGGGCGGCGGCTGGACGATCATCGACTTCGAGGGCGAACCCGGGCAGCCGCTGGCCGAGCGCAACGCGCCACGCCACCCGCTCCAGGACGTGGCCACCATGCTGCGGTCCTTCGACTACGCCGCCCACCACGGCACCGCCGACCCCGACTGGGCGCGGCGCGTGCGCGACGCGTTCTGCGACGGCTACGCCGGGGTGCTGGCCGACCCGCGCGACCAGCCGGCCCTGCTGCACGCCCTGGAGCTGGACAAAGCCGTCTACGAGGTGGCCTACGAGCGGGCCAACCGGCCCGACTGGACCGCCATCCCCCTCGGCGCGGTCAGCCGGCTCCTGGGAGCGGGCTCGTGA
- the glgB gene encoding 1,4-alpha-glucan branching protein GlgB — protein MTAAPALDEVDRLLLGDHRDPHALLGPHPAGPDTVVRTAQPGAGSVAALVGGARYPLTEIAHGLFAGFVPGRVTDHRFLVDGTRVVDDPYAHPPTVAPEDLALIARGEHPRPWDVLGAHPRAGGVAFAVWAPHARGVRVAGDFDAWDGRGTPLRHLGAGVWELFVPGVRPGCRYKFRVLGADGRWQEHADPLAFATEVPPATASVVTAPGHAWRDEGWLARRRATDWTRAPVSVYEVHLGSWRPGRGYRELAHELGEYLVGTGFTHVELMPVTEHPFGGSWGYQVGSYYAPTARFGTPDDLRFFVDHLHSLGIGVILDWVPAHFPRDAWALARFDGTPLYEHPDPRRGEHPDWGTLVFDLGKPQVRGFLLGSALYWLTEFHFDGLRVDAVASMLYLDYSRPDGAWLPNEHGGREDLEAVAFLRALTGAVARRCPGALVLAEESTSWPGVTSPDGLGFDFKWNMGWMHDALGYLRHDPVHRAAHHGAITHSTSYAWSERYVLPLSHDEVVHGKGSLWGRMPGDDHARAAGVRALLAYQWAHPGKKLLFMGCEFGQPGEWDADGSLAWWLLSPEGDGAHHHRGIQRLVTHLNALYRGEPALHSLDASPDGFSWVRADDAANNVLVFQRHGDDGSVLVCAVNFAGVPHPGHRVGLPGAGRWREVLNTDRAEYGGAGVVNGEVGAVARPWDGLPASAVLDLPASGVVWLTRG, from the coding sequence GTGACCGCCGCACCCGCCCTGGACGAGGTGGACCGGCTGCTGCTCGGCGACCACCGCGACCCGCACGCCCTGCTCGGCCCGCACCCGGCGGGCCCCGACACCGTGGTGCGCACCGCGCAGCCCGGCGCGGGCTCGGTCGCCGCGCTGGTGGGCGGCGCCCGGTACCCGCTGACCGAGATCGCCCACGGCCTGTTCGCCGGGTTCGTGCCCGGCCGGGTCACCGACCACCGGTTCCTGGTCGACGGCACGCGCGTGGTGGACGACCCCTACGCCCACCCGCCCACCGTCGCCCCCGAGGACCTGGCGCTCATCGCCCGCGGCGAGCACCCCCGGCCGTGGGACGTGCTGGGCGCCCACCCGCGTGCCGGCGGCGTCGCCTTCGCGGTGTGGGCGCCCCACGCCCGCGGCGTGCGGGTGGCCGGCGACTTCGACGCCTGGGACGGCCGCGGCACCCCGCTGCGGCACCTCGGCGCGGGCGTGTGGGAGCTGTTCGTGCCCGGCGTGCGCCCCGGCTGCCGGTACAAGTTCCGCGTGCTCGGCGCGGACGGCCGGTGGCAGGAGCACGCCGACCCGCTGGCGTTCGCCACCGAGGTGCCGCCCGCCACCGCCTCCGTGGTCACCGCGCCCGGCCACGCCTGGCGCGACGAGGGGTGGCTGGCCCGCCGCCGCGCCACCGACTGGACCCGCGCGCCGGTCAGCGTCTACGAGGTGCACCTCGGGTCGTGGCGACCGGGCCGCGGCTACCGGGAGCTGGCCCACGAGCTGGGCGAGTACCTGGTCGGCACCGGCTTCACCCACGTGGAGCTGATGCCGGTCACCGAGCACCCGTTCGGCGGCTCGTGGGGCTACCAGGTCGGCTCCTACTACGCGCCGACCGCGCGCTTCGGCACGCCCGACGACCTGCGGTTCTTCGTCGACCACCTGCACTCGCTCGGCATCGGCGTGATCCTCGACTGGGTGCCCGCGCACTTCCCGCGCGACGCGTGGGCGCTGGCCCGCTTCGACGGCACCCCGCTCTACGAGCACCCGGACCCGCGGCGCGGCGAGCACCCCGACTGGGGGACGCTGGTGTTCGACCTGGGCAAGCCGCAGGTGCGCGGCTTCCTGCTGGGCTCGGCGCTGTACTGGCTCACCGAGTTCCACTTCGACGGGCTGCGGGTCGACGCGGTCGCCTCCATGCTCTACCTCGACTACTCCCGCCCCGACGGCGCGTGGCTGCCCAACGAGCACGGCGGCCGGGAGGACCTGGAGGCCGTGGCGTTCCTGCGGGCGCTCACCGGGGCCGTGGCGCGGCGCTGCCCGGGCGCGCTGGTGCTCGCCGAGGAGTCCACCAGCTGGCCCGGCGTGACCAGCCCGGACGGCCTGGGGTTCGACTTCAAGTGGAACATGGGCTGGATGCACGACGCGCTGGGCTACCTGCGCCACGACCCCGTGCACCGGGCCGCGCACCACGGCGCGATCACCCACTCCACCAGCTACGCGTGGAGCGAGCGCTACGTCCTGCCGCTGTCCCACGACGAGGTGGTCCACGGCAAGGGCTCGCTGTGGGGGCGGATGCCCGGCGACGACCACGCCCGCGCGGCCGGCGTGCGCGCCCTGCTGGCCTACCAGTGGGCCCACCCCGGCAAGAAGCTGCTGTTCATGGGCTGCGAGTTCGGCCAGCCCGGCGAGTGGGACGCCGACGGCTCCCTGGCGTGGTGGCTGCTCTCGCCCGAGGGCGACGGCGCGCACCACCACCGCGGCATCCAGCGGCTGGTCACCCACCTCAACGCGCTCTACCGCGGCGAACCCGCGCTGCACTCGCTCGACGCGTCACCGGACGGGTTCTCCTGGGTCCGCGCCGACGACGCGGCGAACAACGTGCTGGTCTTCCAACGGCACGGCGACGACGGCTCGGTGCTGGTGTGCGCGGTCAACTTCGCCGGCGTGCCCCACCCCGGCCACCGGGTGGGCCTGCCCGGCGCGGGGCGGTGGCGGGAGGTGCTGAACACCGACCGGGCCGAGTACGGCGGCGCGGGCGTGGTCAACGGCGAGGTGGGGGCCGTCGCGCGGCCCTGGGACGGCCTGCCCGCCTCGGCGGTGCTGGACCTGCCCGCGAGCGGGGTCGTGTGGTTGACCCGGGGGTAG
- a CDS encoding alpha-ketoglutarate-dependent dioxygenase AlkB, giving the protein MLAPMQVSLFDDAAAPALRPLTGLRRTALGDGAWVDVLPAWLTGADEVFRHLAAEVPWRAERRRMYERVVDVPRLLCFYDEDAPLPHPVLARARAALSERYRDELGEPFRTAGLCYYRDGRDSVAWHGDTIGRGATHDTMVAILSVGAPRTLALRPRGGGAAVKYALGHGDLIVMGGSCQRTWEHAVPKAAGAVGPRVSVQFRPRGVR; this is encoded by the coding sequence ATGCTGGCACCCATGCAGGTGTCGTTGTTCGACGACGCCGCGGCCCCCGCGCTGCGGCCCCTGACCGGCCTCCGCCGCACCGCCCTGGGCGACGGCGCCTGGGTCGACGTCCTGCCCGCCTGGCTCACCGGGGCCGACGAGGTGTTCCGCCACCTGGCCGCCGAGGTGCCGTGGCGCGCCGAGCGCAGGCGGATGTACGAGCGCGTGGTCGACGTGCCGCGCCTGCTCTGCTTCTACGACGAGGACGCCCCGCTGCCGCACCCGGTGCTGGCGCGGGCGCGTGCCGCGCTGAGCGAGCGTTACCGCGACGAGCTGGGCGAGCCCTTCCGCACGGCGGGCCTGTGCTACTACCGCGACGGCCGGGACAGCGTGGCGTGGCACGGCGACACCATCGGCAGAGGGGCCACGCACGACACCATGGTGGCGATCCTGTCCGTCGGCGCGCCCCGCACCCTGGCCCTGCGCCCGCGCGGCGGCGGCGCGGCGGTGAAGTACGCGCTGGGGCACGGCGACCTCATCGTCATGGGCGGCTCGTGCCAGCGGACGTGGGAGCACGCGGTGCCCAAGGCGGCCGGCGCGGTCGGCCCGCGCGTCAGCGTCCAGTTCCGGCCGCGCGGGGTGCGCTGA
- a CDS encoding cation-translocating P-type ATPase, with the protein MRAVLRGAIEAGVAAGGFAWAATTTLLPVPRALGSAADVLSFVEGSPRLRAVVEDRIGADRARYLFTTGGAVAQALAQRPLGLLADTCRAVSAVAEANAQRRVAEPPSRTPRPAPLPPSPVERTADRVSALVTAWASGTLLLSGNPRRASAVLGACAPKPARAGRDVFVTELSRHLARRGIHVRDLGALARLDRVDATLVDPALCRGDGLRPHPLAEALAARGTVADDAGALVDAVRSMQAAGHVVAVVTADDHAALAAADLGIGVATGDGAPPNSPISPGNPAPYGIPAPPHAPFPPDAPAPSDTLLPPNAPFPPNAPFPPNALFPPDTPAPPDSPTSPSTPFPPEAHVLCPRLTDACVLLDAAPVARRLADRVARLAVAGAASAALLTATTPSRRLGRAPVPVGVATLLAVGTGAWLARAAAHAPEPVPVDLTPWHAMPADSVVRRLASSPEGVTDDEAARRLAALTPRHAEPREDLLRASVAELDNPMTPALAVSAGLSAVVGSAVDAVLILGVIGISALLGGAQRVRAADAVRALADSTAVRARVVRAGHVTGVTADRLVPGDVVDLEPGDVVPADCRLLTADGFELDESGLTGESGLVRKQAGPSPAAAVADRRCMAYQGTWVGAGKARGVVVATGDDTELNRTGRPRPGGRRAGGVAGRVRALTEVTIPLSVGAGVLLAAVDVLRGRPLGPAVVRGVGLAVAAVPEGLPFVATAAELASARRLSRRGALVRDSSTVEALGRVDVLCFDKTGTLTLGRIALRRVSDGLADARVDALPDRMRPVVATALRATPRRRGQLTDDAVHGGAALLGVDRGDWHPVAALPFESARGYHAVLGRGSGGWSLAVKGAPEALLPRCATWRRDDGVVPLDTAARAALDAEVHRLATRGYRLLAVAERATEPTPTSHPTELPPTLVNGLCLVGLLALADPVRPKAREAVRTLRGAGIDVVMVTGDHPGTATAIAEEVDALGDRGTLTGPELDDLDDDALDRRLPGVAVFARVTPAQKARVVAAFQRCGRVVAVTGDGANDAPAIRAAEVGVALGEHATTAAREAADVVITDDRVETLTDAVVEGRAMWASVRDGLSILLGGNLGEIAFTVAGGVVDAREALNVRQLLLVNLLTDAVPAMAVATRPPAHRDAATLLAEGPDASLGEALDRQIRVRAVTTAGAGLVAWRLARRTGPVGQASTAALVALVGAQLGQTLAVRGRTPLVLGAAVGSLAVLAVAVQVPGLSHFLGCRPLLPHLWLIALGAAAVATLAASART; encoded by the coding sequence GTGAGGGCGGTGCTGCGCGGCGCGATCGAGGCCGGCGTGGCGGCGGGCGGTTTCGCCTGGGCGGCCACGACCACCCTGCTGCCCGTGCCGCGCGCGTTGGGGTCGGCGGCCGATGTGCTGTCCTTTGTGGAGGGTTCGCCCCGGTTGCGCGCGGTGGTCGAGGACCGGATCGGGGCGGACCGCGCGCGGTACCTGTTCACCACCGGGGGTGCCGTGGCCCAGGCGCTCGCGCAGCGGCCGCTGGGGTTGCTGGCCGACACGTGTCGCGCGGTGAGCGCGGTGGCCGAGGCGAACGCCCAGCGGCGGGTGGCCGAACCCCCGTCGCGCACGCCCCGCCCGGCTCCCCTGCCACCCAGCCCGGTCGAACGCACCGCCGACCGCGTCAGCGCCCTGGTCACGGCCTGGGCGAGCGGAACCCTGCTCCTGTCGGGCAACCCCCGCCGGGCGTCGGCGGTGCTGGGCGCGTGCGCACCCAAGCCGGCCAGGGCGGGCCGCGACGTGTTCGTCACCGAGCTGAGCAGGCACCTGGCCCGGCGCGGGATCCACGTCCGCGACCTGGGTGCCCTGGCCCGGCTGGACCGCGTGGACGCGACGCTCGTCGACCCGGCGCTGTGCCGCGGCGACGGGTTGCGCCCGCACCCGCTGGCCGAGGCGCTGGCCGCGCGCGGGACGGTTGCCGATGATGCCGGTGCGCTGGTGGACGCGGTGCGCTCGATGCAGGCGGCAGGCCACGTGGTCGCGGTGGTCACGGCCGACGACCACGCCGCGCTCGCGGCGGCCGACCTCGGCATCGGCGTGGCGACGGGCGACGGCGCCCCGCCCAACAGCCCAATCTCGCCCGGCAACCCGGCCCCGTACGGCATCCCAGCCCCACCCCACGCCCCCTTCCCGCCCGACGCCCCTGCCCCGTCCGACACCCTCTTGCCGCCCAACGCCCCCTTCCCGCCCAACGCCCCCTTCCCGCCCAACGCCCTCTTCCCGCCCGACACCCCCGCCCCGCCCGACAGCCCAACCTCACCCAGTACTCCCTTCCCACCCGAGGCCCACGTGCTGTGCCCGCGGCTCACCGACGCGTGCGTCCTGCTGGACGCGGCACCGGTCGCGCGCCGCCTGGCCGACCGGGTCGCGCGGCTCGCCGTGGCGGGTGCGGCGTCGGCGGCCCTGCTCACCGCCACCACCCCGTCCCGCCGGCTGGGCCGCGCCCCCGTACCGGTCGGCGTCGCCACGCTGCTGGCCGTCGGCACCGGGGCCTGGCTCGCCCGCGCCGCCGCGCACGCGCCCGAACCGGTGCCCGTCGACCTCACCCCCTGGCACGCCATGCCCGCCGACTCGGTGGTGCGCCGGCTGGCCTCCTCCCCCGAGGGCGTGACCGACGACGAGGCGGCCCGGCGCCTGGCCGCGCTCACCCCGCGCCACGCCGAACCCCGTGAAGACCTCCTGCGCGCCTCGGTCGCGGAGCTGGACAACCCGATGACCCCGGCCCTGGCCGTCAGCGCGGGGCTGTCCGCCGTGGTCGGGTCGGCGGTGGACGCGGTGCTGATCCTGGGCGTGATCGGCATCAGCGCCCTGCTGGGCGGTGCCCAGCGGGTGCGCGCCGCCGACGCGGTGCGGGCGCTGGCCGATTCCACCGCGGTCCGGGCGCGCGTGGTGCGCGCGGGCCACGTGACCGGGGTGACCGCCGACCGGCTGGTGCCCGGCGACGTGGTGGACCTGGAGCCCGGTGACGTGGTACCCGCGGACTGCCGGCTGCTGACCGCCGACGGGTTCGAGCTGGACGAGTCCGGCCTCACCGGCGAGTCGGGGCTGGTGCGCAAGCAGGCCGGCCCCTCGCCCGCGGCGGCGGTGGCGGACCGCCGCTGCATGGCCTACCAGGGCACGTGGGTCGGTGCGGGCAAGGCGCGGGGCGTCGTCGTGGCCACCGGTGACGACACCGAGCTGAACCGCACCGGCCGGCCCCGTCCCGGTGGGCGCCGCGCGGGTGGTGTCGCCGGACGGGTGCGCGCGCTGACCGAGGTGACCATCCCGCTGTCGGTCGGCGCCGGGGTGCTGCTGGCCGCCGTCGACGTGCTGCGCGGCCGCCCGCTGGGGCCCGCGGTGGTGCGCGGTGTCGGGCTGGCGGTCGCGGCGGTGCCCGAGGGGTTGCCGTTCGTGGCGACGGCGGCCGAGCTGGCGTCGGCCAGGCGGCTGTCCCGGCGCGGCGCGCTGGTGCGCGACTCGTCGACCGTCGAGGCGCTGGGGCGGGTGGACGTGCTGTGCTTCGACAAGACCGGCACGCTGACGTTGGGGCGCATCGCGCTGCGCCGCGTGTCCGACGGCCTGGCCGACGCGCGGGTCGACGCCCTGCCCGACCGGATGCGCCCGGTGGTGGCCACCGCGCTGCGCGCGACACCCCGGCGGCGCGGGCAGCTGACCGACGACGCCGTGCACGGGGGCGCCGCGCTGCTCGGCGTCGACCGGGGCGACTGGCACCCGGTGGCCGCGCTGCCGTTCGAGTCCGCGCGCGGCTACCACGCGGTGCTGGGGCGGGGTTCCGGCGGCTGGTCACTGGCGGTGAAGGGGGCGCCGGAGGCGCTGCTGCCCCGGTGCGCGACGTGGCGGCGCGACGACGGGGTGGTGCCGCTCGACACCGCCGCCCGCGCCGCGCTGGACGCCGAGGTGCACCGGCTGGCGACCCGCGGCTACCGGCTGCTCGCCGTTGCCGAGCGCGCCACCGAACCAACCCCCACCAGCCACCCCACCGAACTGCCCCCCACCCTCGTCAACGGCTTGTGCCTGGTGGGCCTGCTGGCGCTGGCCGACCCCGTGCGCCCCAAGGCCCGCGAAGCGGTCCGCACCCTGCGGGGCGCGGGCATCGACGTCGTCATGGTCACCGGCGACCACCCGGGCACCGCCACCGCCATCGCCGAGGAGGTCGACGCCCTGGGCGACCGCGGCACCCTGACCGGCCCCGAGCTGGACGACCTCGACGACGACGCGCTGGACCGGCGGCTGCCGGGCGTCGCGGTGTTCGCCCGGGTCACCCCGGCGCAGAAGGCCAGGGTGGTGGCCGCGTTCCAGCGGTGCGGCCGGGTCGTCGCGGTCACCGGGGACGGCGCGAACGACGCACCCGCGATCCGCGCCGCCGAGGTCGGCGTGGCGCTGGGCGAGCACGCCACCACCGCCGCGCGGGAGGCGGCGGACGTCGTCATCACCGACGACCGCGTCGAAACCCTCACCGACGCGGTGGTCGAGGGGCGCGCCATGTGGGCGTCGGTGCGGGACGGCCTGTCGATCCTGCTCGGCGGCAACCTCGGCGAGATCGCCTTCACCGTGGCCGGTGGCGTGGTCGACGCGCGGGAGGCGCTGAACGTGCGCCAACTGCTGCTGGTCAACCTGCTCACCGACGCGGTGCCCGCCATGGCCGTGGCGACCCGGCCGCCCGCCCACCGCGACGCCGCGACCCTGCTCGCCGAGGGCCCCGACGCCTCGCTGGGCGAAGCGCTCGACCGGCAGATCCGCGTCCGCGCCGTCACCACGGCCGGCGCGGGCCTGGTCGCGTGGCGCCTGGCCCGCCGCACCGGACCGGTGGGGCAGGCGTCGACCGCGGCGCTGGTGGCCCTGGTCGGCGCGCAGCTCGGGCAGACCCTCGCGGTGCGGGGTCGCACGCCCCTGGTGCTGGGTGCGGCGGTGGGGTCGCTGGCGGTGCTGGCGGTGGCGGTCCAGGTGCCCGGCCTGAGCCACTTCCTCGGGTGCCGGCCGCTGCTGCCCCACCTGTGGCTGATCGCCCTGGGCGCGGCGGCGGTCGCGACGCTGGCCGCCTCGGCGCGCACGTGA